In one window of Dyella thiooxydans DNA:
- a CDS encoding WGR domain-containing protein, which produces MRLYLQTPPAAAEAPRYVQIVLEQDLLGGWTLYRETGTQGGKATLKREQFLEREAAIAAFEKARDAQLKRGYRVMFSQGLDGPYGR; this is translated from the coding sequence ATGCGCCTCTATCTGCAAACTCCGCCTGCCGCGGCCGAAGCGCCGCGCTACGTCCAGATCGTGCTCGAGCAGGATCTGCTCGGCGGCTGGACGCTGTACCGCGAGACCGGCACGCAGGGTGGCAAGGCCACGCTCAAGCGCGAGCAGTTCCTCGAACGCGAGGCGGCGATCGCCGCGTTCGAGAAGGCCCGCGATGCACAACTCAAGCGCGGCTACCGCGTGATGTTCAGCCAGGGCCTCGACGGCCCCTACGGCCGGTGA
- a CDS encoding TVP38/TMEM64 family protein — MSRLRAALPLFLLVMAGVVLYASGALSQLSPEYLVAHQARMREEIAANPWLARLSYIGLLTLGMATGIPGTIVIILAGGFAFGVVEGTIYSSIALTLGSLILFLASRYAFGAGRKHPPALVERLRHGFAHHPVSYTLFLRFVPVLPFGAVTVCLAWLRCRLWLFLGATWLGGTITLVFETLVGAGLGDALSQADHIGLGMLLHRNVLLPLGGIALISLLPLLVERLTRHRRVPPPGV; from the coding sequence TTGAGCCGGCTGCGCGCCGCGCTGCCGCTGTTCCTGCTGGTCATGGCCGGCGTGGTGCTCTATGCGTCCGGTGCGTTGTCGCAACTCAGCCCGGAATACCTGGTCGCCCACCAGGCCAGGATGCGCGAGGAGATCGCGGCGAACCCATGGCTGGCGAGGCTCAGCTACATCGGCCTGCTCACTCTGGGCATGGCGACCGGCATCCCCGGCACCATCGTGATCATCCTCGCCGGCGGCTTCGCCTTCGGTGTGGTGGAGGGCACGATCTACTCCTCGATCGCACTCACCCTGGGTTCGCTGATCCTGTTCCTCGCCAGCCGCTACGCCTTCGGCGCCGGTCGCAAGCACCCGCCGGCGCTGGTCGAGCGCCTGCGCCACGGCTTCGCCCACCACCCGGTGAGCTACACGCTGTTCCTGCGCTTCGTCCCGGTGCTGCCGTTCGGTGCGGTGACAGTGTGCCTGGCCTGGCTGCGCTGCCGGCTCTGGCTGTTCCTCGGCGCAACCTGGCTGGGTGGCACGATCACGCTGGTGTTCGAGACCCTGGTCGGCGCGGGCCTCGGCGACGCGCTCAGCCAGGCCGATCACATCGGCCTGGGCATGCTGCTCCACCGCAACGTGCTGCTGCCGCTCGGCGGCATCGCGCTGATCTCGCTGCTGCCGCTGCTGGTCGAGCGGCTGACCCGCCACCGCCGCGTGCCGCCCCCGGGCGTGTGA
- a CDS encoding nucleoside deaminase: MLPQQIHLTLPPWIADVADASRLYVTDEERVGLAIELARQNVALGGGGPFGAAVFDDEGRLIAAGVNRVIPQSCSVAHAEMMAYMAAQQRLQRFRINEDGERYVLATSAQPCCQCYGATVWAGIDELLIGARAEDVEELTEFDEGPLPADWTGELARRGIAVRRDILRHEARAVLAAYGATGPNY, from the coding sequence TTGCTTCCGCAGCAGATCCACCTGACCCTGCCGCCGTGGATCGCCGACGTCGCCGACGCATCGCGCCTGTACGTCACCGACGAGGAGCGCGTGGGCCTGGCGATCGAGCTGGCTCGCCAGAACGTGGCGCTGGGCGGGGGCGGTCCGTTCGGTGCCGCGGTGTTCGACGACGAAGGGCGGCTGATCGCGGCCGGGGTCAATCGCGTGATTCCGCAGAGCTGCTCGGTGGCACACGCCGAAATGATGGCCTACATGGCCGCCCAGCAACGGCTGCAGCGCTTCCGCATCAACGAGGACGGCGAGCGCTACGTGCTGGCCACCAGCGCGCAACCGTGCTGCCAGTGCTACGGCGCCACCGTATGGGCGGGCATCGACGAACTGCTGATCGGCGCCCGCGCCGAGGACGTGGAGGAGCTCACCGAGTTCGACGAAGGCCCGCTGCCAGCCGACTGGACCGGCGAACTGGCCCGCCGCGGCATTGCCGTGCGCCGCGACATCCTGCGCCACGAAGCCCGGGCGGTCCTGGCCGCCTACGGCGCCACCGGGCCGAACTATTGA
- a CDS encoding glutamine--tRNA ligase/YqeY domain fusion protein, producing MSNETPSAPSSPAADAPRDFIRQIIRDDLASGKHASTRTRFPPEPNGYLHIGHAKAICLNFGIAREFAGGWCNLRLDDTNPGKEDPEFVEGIKEDVRWLGYAWHELRHASDYFEVFYRAAIKLIEDGKAYVDDLNADEVRAYRGTLTEPGRNSPYRDRSVEENLDLFRRMRAGEFEDGSKTLRAKIDMAAGNINLRDPAIYRVRKVTHQNTGDAWPIYPMYDYAHCLSDALESITHSLCTLEFEDHRPLYDWFVDHVDLPNHPELWQPLVDAGLETKPSKPRQIEFSRLNLSYSITSKRKLAQLVNEGHVDSWDDPRMNTLRGLRRRGFTAASIRLLIERLGVSKQNSVIDYAVFEGCVREDLDAAAPRRMAVLDPLKLVITNLPEGHEEVLTFPNHPKDESFGSRTVPFSREVWIERDDFAEVPPKGFHRLKPEGEVRLRGVGIVKCEEVVKDADGQVIEVHCTLDPESRHGLPGADRKVKGTIHWVSAVHGVAAEVRLYDRLFSVPAPDDESDGKSWIEHINPEAKRVITGWVERAAALAEPEQHFQFERLGYFVADRLDHREHHPVFNRVVTLRDTWAAKG from the coding sequence ATGTCCAACGAAACCCCCAGCGCTCCGTCCAGTCCCGCCGCCGATGCCCCGCGCGATTTCATCCGCCAGATCATTCGCGACGACCTGGCCAGCGGCAAGCACGCCAGCACCCGCACGCGCTTCCCGCCCGAGCCGAACGGCTACCTGCACATCGGTCACGCCAAGGCGATCTGCCTGAACTTCGGCATCGCCCGGGAGTTCGCCGGCGGCTGGTGCAACCTGCGCCTGGACGACACCAACCCGGGCAAGGAAGACCCCGAGTTCGTCGAGGGCATCAAGGAGGACGTGCGCTGGCTCGGCTACGCCTGGCACGAGCTGCGCCACGCCTCGGACTACTTCGAGGTGTTCTACCGCGCCGCGATCAAGCTGATCGAGGACGGCAAAGCGTATGTGGACGACCTCAACGCCGACGAGGTGCGCGCCTACCGCGGCACGCTGACCGAGCCGGGCCGCAACTCGCCCTACCGCGACCGCAGCGTGGAAGAGAACCTGGACCTGTTCCGCCGCATGCGCGCGGGCGAATTCGAAGACGGCAGCAAGACGCTGCGCGCGAAGATCGACATGGCCGCCGGCAACATCAACCTGCGCGATCCGGCGATCTACCGCGTGCGCAAGGTCACCCACCAGAACACCGGCGACGCCTGGCCGATCTACCCGATGTATGACTATGCGCACTGCCTGTCCGACGCGCTGGAGTCGATCACCCACTCGCTGTGCACGCTGGAGTTCGAGGACCACCGTCCGCTGTACGACTGGTTCGTCGACCACGTCGACCTGCCCAACCACCCCGAGCTGTGGCAGCCACTGGTCGACGCCGGGCTGGAGACCAAACCCAGCAAGCCGCGCCAGATCGAATTCTCGCGCCTCAACCTCAGCTACTCGATCACCTCCAAGCGCAAGCTCGCGCAGCTGGTGAACGAAGGCCACGTCGACAGCTGGGACGACCCGCGCATGAACACCCTGCGCGGCCTGCGCCGGCGCGGCTTCACCGCGGCCAGCATCCGCCTGCTGATCGAGCGGCTGGGCGTGTCCAAGCAGAACAGCGTGATCGACTACGCCGTGTTCGAAGGCTGCGTGCGCGAGGACCTGGACGCCGCCGCGCCGCGCCGGATGGCCGTGCTCGATCCGCTGAAGCTGGTGATCACCAACCTGCCGGAAGGCCACGAGGAAGTCCTCACCTTCCCCAACCACCCGAAGGACGAGAGCTTCGGCAGCCGCACCGTGCCGTTTTCGCGCGAGGTGTGGATCGAGCGTGACGACTTCGCCGAGGTGCCGCCGAAGGGCTTCCACCGGCTCAAGCCCGAGGGTGAAGTGCGCCTGCGCGGCGTCGGCATCGTGAAGTGCGAGGAGGTCGTCAAGGACGCCGACGGCCAGGTGATCGAAGTGCACTGCACGCTCGATCCCGAGTCCCGCCACGGCCTGCCGGGCGCCGACCGCAAGGTGAAGGGCACCATTCACTGGGTCAGCGCCGTGCACGGCGTGGCGGCCGAGGTGCGCCTGTACGACCGCCTGTTCAGCGTGCCAGCGCCGGACGACGAGAGCGACGGCAAGAGCTGGATCGAGCACATCAACCCGGAGGCCAAGCGCGTCATCACCGGCTGGGTGGAACGAGCCGCCGCGCTGGCCGAGCCGGAGCAGCACTTCCAGTTCGAGCGCCTGGGCTACTTCGTCGCCGACCGCCTCGACCACCGCGAGCACCACCCGGTGTTCAACCGCGTGGTGACCCTGCGCGACACCTGGGCGGCTAAGGGCTGA